In Kitasatospora sp. NA04385, a single genomic region encodes these proteins:
- the helR gene encoding RNA polymerase recycling motor ATPase HelR, producing MNQPTTSAFDLPERLAAKADPALIAADDRHFAEVAETLRRDTAELTARLEQVRRSPGGAGQAAMDRDNEVHRLSARLRTLNRFGHDLCLGRIVHADDPEPIYVGRLGLADADGRRLLVDWRSPAAEPFFAATHANPMGLASRRRYRWQRGRVGDYWDEVFTADGLEGHAALDDQSAFIASLGSSRSARMRDVLATIQADQDAIIRAGSRGALVVDGGPGTGKTVVALHRTAHLLYSDPRLGHRKGRVLFVGPHQPYLAYVSDVLPSLGEEGVQTCTLRDLLPEGAAVAPEPDPEVARLKAAAGMVHAIEKAVAVYEEPPAEGRKLSTEWYELWIDPQDWVEAFAAPGPGVPHNEARQQILDELITILLDKNADSFDDEDGISPEVLRRELRRDPELLGALRRAWPILEPTDLVGDLWTVPAYLRLCAPWLDREEVRALQRTDPAAWTLADLPLLDAARRRLGDTDADRRQRAHRARLATERELMDGVVDHLLNSDDDGEGAVAMLRGADLRDALIDHTEAEPVDPDLLAGPFAHIVVDEAQELTDAEWQMLIARCPSRSFTIVGDRAQARHGFTESWTERLERAGLDRVTLTSLTVNYRTPEEVMAEAEPVIRAALPDANVPTSIRRSGLPVHHGVRAERDALLDAWLAEHPEGTACVIGDPSHLGRGRVRSLSPELVKGLEFDLVVIVDPDSFGEGIEGAVDRYVAMTRATGQLAVLR from the coding sequence ATGAACCAGCCGACGACCAGCGCCTTCGACCTGCCCGAGCGGCTCGCCGCCAAGGCGGACCCGGCCCTGATCGCCGCCGACGACCGGCACTTCGCCGAGGTCGCCGAGACCCTGCGGCGGGACACCGCGGAGCTGACCGCGCGCCTGGAGCAGGTGCGCCGCAGCCCCGGCGGGGCCGGACAGGCCGCGATGGACCGCGACAACGAGGTGCACCGGCTCTCCGCCCGGCTGCGCACCCTGAACCGCTTCGGCCACGACCTGTGCCTGGGCCGGATCGTCCACGCCGACGACCCCGAGCCGATCTACGTCGGCCGCCTCGGCCTGGCCGACGCCGACGGCCGCCGCCTGCTGGTCGACTGGCGCTCGCCCGCCGCCGAGCCGTTCTTCGCCGCCACCCACGCCAACCCGATGGGCCTGGCCAGCCGCCGCCGCTACCGCTGGCAGCGCGGCCGGGTCGGCGACTACTGGGACGAGGTGTTCACCGCCGACGGCCTGGAGGGCCACGCCGCGCTGGACGACCAGTCCGCGTTCATCGCCAGCCTGGGCAGCTCCCGCTCCGCGCGGATGCGCGACGTGCTGGCCACCATCCAGGCCGACCAGGACGCCATCATCCGGGCCGGCTCGCGCGGCGCCCTGGTCGTCGACGGCGGCCCCGGCACCGGCAAGACCGTCGTCGCCCTGCACCGCACCGCCCACCTGCTGTACTCCGACCCGCGCCTGGGCCACCGCAAGGGCCGCGTCCTGTTCGTCGGCCCGCACCAGCCCTACCTGGCGTACGTCTCCGACGTGCTGCCCAGCCTCGGTGAGGAGGGCGTGCAGACCTGCACCCTGCGCGACCTGCTGCCCGAGGGCGCCGCCGTCGCCCCCGAGCCCGACCCCGAGGTCGCCCGGCTCAAGGCCGCCGCCGGGATGGTGCACGCGATCGAGAAGGCCGTCGCCGTCTACGAGGAACCGCCCGCCGAGGGCCGCAAGCTCTCCACCGAGTGGTACGAGCTGTGGATCGACCCCCAGGACTGGGTCGAGGCCTTCGCCGCCCCCGGCCCCGGCGTCCCGCACAACGAGGCCCGGCAGCAGATCCTCGACGAGCTGATCACCATCCTGCTCGACAAGAACGCCGACTCCTTCGACGACGAGGACGGCATCTCGCCCGAGGTGCTGCGCCGCGAACTGCGCCGCGACCCCGAACTGCTCGGCGCGCTGCGCCGGGCCTGGCCGATCCTGGAACCCACCGACCTGGTCGGCGACCTGTGGACCGTCCCCGCCTACCTGCGGCTGTGCGCGCCCTGGCTCGACCGCGAGGAGGTCCGCGCCCTCCAGCGCACCGACCCGGCCGCCTGGACGCTCGCCGACCTGCCGCTGCTGGACGCCGCCCGCCGCCGCCTCGGCGACACCGACGCCGACCGCCGCCAGCGCGCCCACCGGGCCCGGCTGGCCACCGAGCGCGAGCTGATGGACGGCGTCGTCGACCACCTGCTGAACTCCGACGACGACGGTGAGGGCGCGGTCGCCATGCTGCGCGGCGCCGACCTGCGCGACGCGCTGATCGACCACACCGAGGCCGAGCCCGTCGACCCCGACCTGCTGGCCGGGCCGTTCGCCCACATCGTGGTCGACGAGGCGCAGGAACTCACCGACGCCGAGTGGCAGATGCTGATCGCCCGCTGCCCGTCCCGCTCCTTCACCATCGTCGGCGACCGCGCCCAGGCCCGGCACGGCTTCACCGAGTCGTGGACCGAACGCCTGGAGCGGGCCGGCCTGGACCGGGTCACCCTCACCTCGCTGACCGTCAACTACCGCACGCCGGAAGAGGTGATGGCCGAGGCCGAGCCGGTGATCCGGGCCGCGCTGCCCGACGCCAACGTCCCCACCTCGATCCGGCGCAGCGGCCTGCCCGTGCACCACGGCGTCCGCGCCGAACGCGACGCGCTGCTGGACGCCTGGCTGGCCGAGCACCCCGAGGGCACCGCCTGCGTGATCGGCGACCCGTCCCACCTCGGCCGGGGCCGGGTCCGCTCGCTCAGCCCCGAACTGGTCAAGGGCCTGGAGTTCGACCTGGTGGTGATCGTCGACCCGGACTCCTTCGGCGAGGGCATCGAGGGCGCCGTCGACCGGTACGTGGCGATGACCCGGGCCACCGGACAGCTGGCGGTCCTGCGGTAG
- a CDS encoding Na+/H+ antiporter — translation MVGLELVVLLGVALLACRAAALRFEVAAPVLQLGAGVLLGFLPALREVELPPEAVLLLFLPALLYWEAMTSSLQEIRRNLRGIVLASTALVVLTAGAVAAAVHATGVPWGPAWVLGGAVAPTDATAVGVVARLLPRRNLMVLKAESLVNDGTALVVYGLAVGVTVGEEHLGVLHVSWLFALSYVGGVAAGALVAWLGVLVRRRVADPLSANLVFLLIPFGSYLLAESIGSSGVLAAVAAGLIISQTSPTTGSAEARRQIVASWSLGTFLLNGALFVLVGIEAQRAVRGLTGTTLARGLAMVVVVAVVLSGTRIVFLFASAYLIRAVDRRPQQRARRVSGRARIVSGLAGFRGAVSLAAALAVPAVLDSGAPFPDRDLIVFVTFGVIVVTLLHGLVLPGVVRWARLPDPSADGAEERLAHETLLRTALAALPEAAAEAGADGELVDRYRRELEGALADLTASDAPDAFGRDPRDTALHLALIARKRAALVRLRAEHRIDDTVQVALETRLDIEELRLTHPEAVD, via the coding sequence GTGGTCGGGCTGGAACTGGTCGTGCTGCTGGGGGTCGCCCTGCTGGCCTGCCGGGCGGCGGCGCTGCGGTTCGAGGTCGCCGCGCCGGTGCTGCAACTGGGCGCGGGCGTGCTGCTGGGGTTCCTGCCCGCGCTGCGGGAGGTGGAGCTGCCGCCGGAGGCGGTGCTGCTGCTGTTCCTGCCCGCGCTGCTGTACTGGGAGGCGATGACCTCCTCGTTGCAGGAGATCCGGCGCAACCTGCGCGGCATCGTGCTGGCGAGCACCGCGCTGGTGGTGCTGACGGCGGGCGCGGTGGCGGCGGCGGTGCACGCGACGGGGGTGCCGTGGGGTCCGGCGTGGGTGCTGGGCGGAGCGGTGGCGCCGACCGACGCGACGGCGGTGGGGGTGGTGGCGCGGCTGCTGCCGCGCCGGAACCTGATGGTGCTGAAGGCCGAGAGCCTGGTGAACGACGGCACGGCGCTGGTGGTCTACGGCCTGGCGGTGGGCGTCACGGTCGGCGAGGAGCACCTCGGGGTGCTGCACGTCTCCTGGCTGTTCGCGCTCTCGTACGTGGGCGGGGTGGCGGCGGGCGCGCTGGTGGCCTGGCTGGGGGTGCTGGTGCGGCGCCGGGTCGCGGACCCGCTGAGCGCGAACCTGGTCTTCCTGCTGATCCCGTTCGGGAGCTACCTGCTGGCGGAGTCGATCGGGTCCTCGGGGGTGCTGGCCGCGGTCGCCGCCGGGCTGATCATCAGTCAGACCTCGCCGACCACCGGCAGCGCGGAGGCCCGGCGGCAGATCGTCGCCTCCTGGTCGCTGGGGACGTTCCTGCTCAACGGCGCGCTGTTCGTGCTGGTCGGCATCGAGGCGCAGCGCGCGGTGCGCGGGCTGACCGGCACCACGCTGGCGCGCGGGCTGGCCATGGTGGTCGTGGTGGCGGTGGTGCTGAGCGGCACCCGGATCGTCTTCCTGTTCGCCTCCGCGTACCTGATCCGGGCGGTGGACCGGCGCCCGCAGCAGCGCGCGCGGCGGGTCAGCGGGCGGGCCCGGATCGTCAGCGGGCTGGCCGGGTTCCGCGGCGCGGTGTCGCTGGCGGCGGCGCTGGCCGTCCCGGCCGTGCTGGACTCCGGCGCGCCGTTCCCGGACCGGGACCTGATCGTCTTCGTCACCTTCGGCGTGATCGTGGTGACGCTGCTGCACGGCCTGGTGCTGCCGGGCGTGGTCCGCTGGGCCCGGCTGCCGGACCCCTCGGCGGACGGCGCGGAGGAGCGGCTCGCGCACGAGACGCTGCTGCGCACCGCGCTGGCGGCGCTGCCGGAGGCGGCGGCCGAGGCCGGCGCGGACGGGGAGCTGGTCGACCGCTACCGGCGGGAACTGGAGGGCGCGCTGGCCGACCTGACCGCCTCCGACGCCCCGGACGCCTTCGGGCGCGACCCCCGGGACACCGCGCTGCACCTGGCGCTGATCGCCCGCAAGCGGGCCGCGCTGGTCCGGCTGCGGGCCGAGCACCGGATCGACGACACCGTGCAGGTCGCGCTGGAGACCCGGCTGGACATCGAGGAGCTGCGGCTCACCCACCCCGAGGCGGTGGACTGA
- a CDS encoding DUF3592 domain-containing protein has protein sequence MSRCSARARPCWRGRRWGRVARRRAAGAAGRSRGALLAAAGSVPAARNSRRWWLADRTEQREAALLERRIRAEGETARGTVVRVDRISDEPNHEGRYWATLTVRYEAGGVEHEAERPVSFPAHSRPRPGATGTVRFLPGAPTDVRLELDDPDAPREDADLPDRIGRLHRLHLDGALTAEEFALAKRRLLTGEPARE, from the coding sequence GTGTCCCGGTGTTCGGCGCGGGCACGGCCGTGCTGGCGGGGACGGCGCTGGGGGCGGGTGGCGCGGCGGCGGGCGGCTGGGGCGGCTGGCCGCTCGCGGGGCGCGCTGCTGGCGGCGGCGGGGTCGGTGCCCGCGGCCCGCAACTCGCGCCGGTGGTGGCTGGCGGACCGGACCGAGCAGCGGGAGGCGGCGCTGCTGGAGCGGCGGATCCGCGCCGAGGGAGAGACCGCGCGGGGCACCGTGGTCCGGGTCGACCGGATCTCCGACGAGCCGAACCACGAGGGCCGCTACTGGGCCACCCTGACGGTGCGTTACGAGGCCGGGGGCGTCGAGCACGAGGCGGAGCGCCCGGTCTCCTTCCCGGCCCACTCCCGTCCCCGGCCCGGCGCCACGGGCACCGTCCGGTTCCTGCCCGGGGCCCCGACCGACGTCCGCCTGGAGCTCGACGACCCGGACGCCCCGCGGGAGGACGCCGACCTGCCCGACCGGATCGGGCGCCTGCACCGGCTGCACCTGGACGGTGCGCTCACCGCCGAGGAGTTCGCCCTCGCCAAGCGGCGCCTGCTGACCGGGGAACCGGCCCGCGAGTAG
- a CDS encoding alpha/beta hydrolase, producing MSRAAGQQPHLDVELAAALAARGGVPAPLTPDALAQWQRRDAARRPRPTLRQLADGGRFEATEHDADGTPLVAARPAGAHGPLPALLYLHGGGLIGGNAYAVLPRVLRESAEPLGLAVLSVDYPLAPAARYPAPLHACRTALHWAVRHAERLRIDPGRIVLAGKSAGGGLAAALALLLRDEGGPAPLGQLLLSPMLDDRGTTASTRQAAGHDTWDAVSNATAWQAALGPLYRAPDLPPYAAPARARDLSRLPPAYLEVGSAETFRDEVTAYAHALWRDGAPAELHVWPGACHGFDTLAPAAAISRTAVAARRDWLRRLLGPAD from the coding sequence GTGAGCCGAGCCGCCGGGCAGCAGCCCCACCTGGACGTCGAGTTGGCCGCTGCCCTGGCCGCACGCGGCGGCGTGCCCGCCCCGCTGACGCCCGACGCCCTGGCGCAGTGGCAGCGTCGGGACGCCGCCCGGCGGCCCAGGCCGACCCTGCGGCAACTCGCCGACGGCGGGCGCTTCGAGGCCACCGAGCACGACGCCGACGGCACCCCGCTGGTCGCCGCCCGCCCGGCCGGGGCGCACGGGCCGTTGCCCGCGCTGCTCTACCTGCACGGCGGCGGCCTGATCGGCGGCAACGCGTACGCCGTCCTGCCACGCGTGCTGCGGGAGTCGGCCGAGCCGCTCGGGCTGGCCGTGCTCTCCGTCGACTACCCGCTGGCCCCCGCCGCCCGCTACCCCGCCCCGCTGCACGCCTGCCGCACCGCCCTGCACTGGGCCGTCCGGCACGCCGAGCGGTTGCGGATCGACCCCGGGCGGATCGTCCTCGCGGGCAAGAGCGCCGGTGGCGGGCTGGCCGCCGCGCTCGCCCTGCTGCTGCGCGACGAGGGCGGTCCGGCGCCGCTCGGCCAACTGCTGCTCAGCCCGATGCTGGACGACCGCGGCACCACCGCCTCCACCCGGCAGGCCGCCGGGCACGACACCTGGGACGCCGTCTCCAACGCCACCGCCTGGCAGGCCGCCCTCGGCCCGCTGTACCGCGCCCCCGACCTCCCCCCGTACGCCGCCCCCGCCCGGGCCCGCGACCTCTCCCGACTGCCCCCCGCCTACCTGGAGGTCGGCTCCGCCGAGACCTTCCGCGACGAGGTCACCGCCTACGCGCACGCCCTCTGGCGCGACGGAGCCCCCGCCGAACTCCACGTCTGGCCCGGCGCCTGCCACGGCTTCGACACCCTCGCCCCGGCCGCCGCGATCAGCCGCACGGCGGTGGCAGCCCGCCGCGACTGGCTGCGGCGACTGCTCGGCCCGGCCGACTGA
- a CDS encoding SMI1/KNR4 family protein — protein MQAVDWNEVRDRTVALYARQGMGVDRRGGLPGALSETQVRQAEDQFGVTFPDDYRQYLLNVSAGGWVRTLRFDGARWDWVGARYEDHAKLHVPFPDHDSALAASDDVWESEPKREDHVSDAAYRADHDAWEEAADAAEAARTTGAVFLVDHGCAFSALLVVSGPMRGTMWFDGRATCDRLNPLLNDDRQAATFAEWYLDWLAHEESLTTPEQHHAAYRRWNAGVGTPIWLRWFDE, from the coding sequence ATGCAGGCAGTGGACTGGAACGAGGTGCGGGATCGGACTGTTGCGCTCTACGCACGGCAGGGAATGGGCGTCGACAGACGTGGTGGTCTCCCAGGAGCCCTGAGTGAGACGCAAGTACGCCAAGCAGAGGACCAGTTCGGCGTGACGTTCCCCGACGACTATCGCCAGTATCTGCTCAATGTCAGCGCCGGCGGCTGGGTGCGGACACTGCGGTTCGACGGGGCGCGCTGGGACTGGGTCGGCGCCCGATACGAGGACCATGCGAAGCTGCACGTTCCCTTCCCCGACCACGACAGCGCGCTCGCGGCAAGCGATGACGTCTGGGAGAGCGAGCCGAAGCGGGAGGACCATGTCTCCGATGCGGCTTACCGAGCTGATCACGACGCTTGGGAGGAGGCCGCGGATGCGGCTGAAGCCGCTCGGACCACCGGAGCCGTCTTCCTCGTCGACCACGGCTGCGCCTTCTCCGCGCTCCTGGTGGTCAGCGGGCCCATGCGAGGAACCATGTGGTTCGACGGGCGCGCTACGTGCGATCGCCTGAACCCGCTGTTGAACGATGACCGCCAGGCCGCAACCTTTGCGGAGTGGTACCTCGACTGGCTCGCTCACGAGGAGTCACTGACGACGCCCGAACAGCACCATGCCGCTTACCGGAGATGGAACGCAGGCGTAGGTACGCCCATCTGGCTCCGCTGGTTCGACGAGTAG
- a CDS encoding pyridoxamine 5'-phosphate oxidase family protein, with protein sequence MTDAPSPLVRALIAHPVLAAPGYPPPDHAPTGPAELFTAWLLDALAAGLPDAQVLTLATVDAEGRPDARVLVLRDVELPTAAWHFWTDPGSPKARQLAAHPATALTAYWPAHGRQVRLRGPVRPSPACPTPAPDLHCYALHPDQAEFWQAAPDRHHLRRRHTRTPTGWTDTGWTDTRLPG encoded by the coding sequence GTGACCGACGCCCCCTCCCCCCTCGTCCGCGCCCTGATCGCCCACCCGGTGCTGGCCGCCCCCGGCTACCCGCCGCCGGACCACGCGCCCACCGGCCCGGCCGAACTGTTCACCGCCTGGCTGCTGGACGCGCTGGCCGCCGGCCTCCCGGACGCGCAGGTGCTGACGCTCGCCACGGTCGACGCCGAGGGCCGCCCGGACGCCCGGGTGCTCGTCCTGCGGGACGTCGAACTCCCCACCGCCGCCTGGCACTTCTGGACCGACCCCGGCTCCCCCAAGGCCCGCCAGCTCGCCGCCCACCCGGCCACCGCCCTCACCGCCTACTGGCCCGCCCACGGCCGCCAGGTCCGCCTGCGCGGCCCGGTCCGCCCCTCCCCCGCCTGCCCCACCCCCGCCCCCGATCTGCACTGCTACGCCCTGCACCCCGACCAGGCCGAGTTCTGGCAGGCGGCCCCCGACCGCCACCACCTGCGCCGCCGCCACACCCGCACCCCCACCGGCTGGACCGACACCGGCTGGACCGACACCCGCCTGCCCGGCTAG
- a CDS encoding metal-dependent hydrolase produces the protein MPRPTPPVTVHDSLVLEPRDVHFDWSELPLHWIPDEPMATHTINVLHLLLPEGERWFVKVFKDALPLIRDEQLREEVLGFIGQEAIHAEAHQEVLDHLLGQGLDPRPYVRQISWLFHRVLGDKPGLTARQRRENTIERVAFVAAIEHFTAFLGNWALNSPGLDRAKADPTMLDLLRWHGAEEVEHRSVAYDLMRHLDPGYLRRVRGMFVSGPLLVHLWIRGARFMLAADPTLEGRIVPTWREAQRAARRGLLPEPGRFLRSAARYFGPRYHPTREGSSSQALAYLAKSPAAKAAATH, from the coding sequence ATGCCCCGCCCCACCCCGCCCGTCACCGTGCACGACAGCCTGGTGCTCGAACCGCGCGACGTGCACTTCGACTGGTCCGAACTGCCCCTGCACTGGATCCCCGACGAGCCGATGGCCACCCACACCATCAACGTCCTGCACCTGCTGCTGCCCGAGGGCGAGCGGTGGTTCGTCAAGGTGTTCAAGGACGCCCTGCCGCTGATCCGGGACGAGCAGCTGCGCGAGGAGGTGCTCGGCTTCATCGGGCAGGAGGCGATCCACGCCGAGGCCCACCAGGAGGTGCTCGACCACCTGCTCGGCCAGGGCCTCGACCCCCGCCCGTACGTCCGGCAGATCAGCTGGCTGTTCCACCGCGTCCTCGGCGACAAGCCCGGGCTGACCGCCCGCCAGCGCCGCGAGAACACCATCGAACGCGTCGCCTTCGTCGCCGCGATCGAGCACTTCACCGCCTTCCTCGGCAACTGGGCCCTCAACTCGCCCGGCCTCGACCGGGCCAAGGCCGACCCCACCATGCTCGACCTGCTGCGCTGGCACGGCGCCGAGGAGGTCGAGCACCGCAGCGTCGCCTACGACCTGATGCGCCACCTCGACCCCGGCTACCTGCGCCGGGTCCGCGGCATGTTCGTCTCCGGACCGCTCCTGGTCCACCTGTGGATCCGCGGCGCCCGCTTCATGCTCGCCGCCGACCCCACCCTGGAGGGCCGGATCGTCCCCACCTGGCGCGAGGCCCAGCGCGCCGCGCGGCGCGGCCTGCTCCCCGAACCGGGACGCTTCCTGCGCTCCGCCGCCCGGTACTTCGGCCCCCGCTACCACCCCACCCGCGAGGGCAGCTCCTCCCAGGCGCTCGCGTACCTGGCGAAGTCGCCCGCGGCGAAAGCCGCCGCGACGCACTGA
- a CDS encoding PDR/VanB family oxidoreductase, producing MDLETPPPDLYGRPRADRFFARLTAFGDWYSPALGRPGLRRSPRRGEARGVPPLYLVVVSHRVVAEDVVELRLADPSGGTLPAWQPGARIVLTLPSGRERHYSLCGDPADRHAYRIAVRRIADGGGGSVEVHDALHVGVRLRVRRPRNGFAFCGEEKVLFLAGGIGVTPLLPMARAAQRAGVDWRLVHTGRTAAALPFTAELTALDPARVTVRTDDAHGVPDAAELLAHAPRGAAVYVCGPAPMLLAVQRALPASPAAALHFERFGAAPVQGGRPFSLRIGDTTLTVPADRSALDVAREARPDLPYSCRQGFCGTCVLKVSAGTPEHRDRRLTAEQRAAGLLLPCVSRAAEGETLVLEV from the coding sequence ATGGATCTCGAAACGCCGCCCCCCGACCTCTACGGACGGCCGCGGGCCGACCGCTTCTTCGCCCGGCTGACCGCCTTCGGCGACTGGTACAGCCCCGCGCTGGGCCGGCCCGGGCTGCGGCGCAGCCCGCGCCGGGGGGAGGCGCGGGGGGTGCCGCCGCTGTACCTGGTGGTGGTCTCGCACCGGGTGGTGGCCGAGGACGTGGTGGAACTGCGGCTGGCCGACCCGTCCGGGGGGACGCTGCCGGCGTGGCAGCCGGGGGCGCGGATCGTGCTGACCCTGCCGTCCGGACGGGAGCGCCACTACTCGCTGTGCGGCGACCCGGCCGACCGGCACGCCTACCGGATCGCGGTGCGCCGGATCGCGGACGGCGGCGGGGGCTCCGTCGAGGTGCACGACGCGCTGCACGTGGGCGTGCGGCTGCGGGTGCGCCGGCCGCGCAACGGCTTCGCGTTCTGCGGGGAGGAGAAGGTGCTGTTCCTGGCCGGCGGCATCGGCGTCACCCCGTTGCTCCCGATGGCCCGGGCCGCCCAGCGGGCGGGCGTCGACTGGCGGTTGGTGCACACCGGGCGCACCGCCGCCGCGCTCCCGTTCACCGCCGAGCTGACCGCGCTCGACCCGGCCCGGGTGACCGTCCGCACCGACGACGCGCACGGCGTCCCCGACGCGGCCGAACTGCTCGCGCATGCGCCCCGGGGCGCCGCCGTCTACGTGTGCGGGCCCGCGCCGATGCTGCTCGCCGTCCAGCGCGCGCTGCCCGCCTCGCCCGCCGCCGCGCTGCACTTCGAACGCTTCGGGGCCGCGCCGGTCCAGGGCGGCCGCCCGTTCTCCCTCCGGATCGGTGACACGACACTGACCGTCCCGGCGGACCGCTCCGCCCTCGACGTCGCCCGCGAGGCGCGCCCCGACCTGCCGTACTCGTGCCGGCAGGGCTTCTGCGGCACCTGCGTGCTCAAGGTGTCCGCCGGGACGCCCGAGCACCGCGACCGCCGCCTGACCGCGGAGCAGCGGGCGGCCGGCCTGCTGCTGCCCTGCGTGTCCCGGGCCGCCGAGGGCGAGACCCTCGTCCTGGAGGTGTGA
- a CDS encoding M24 family metallopeptidase — translation MPQPPRFRYDERDLAKFREVQQLAYHCAEQVAAWIEPGVTERQATAELRRCLVRAGVQDFFHVPFAWFGDRTAFRHFHTPLQFFAGSRVLAEGMPYVLDCAPVVDGYTADIGYGGKVGENPVWDLLAKDLKVYRELILREVRARKPLAEVYAAVDAQLAAHGYDNRHQVYPGRVIGHQVTRNTARGPAGVNLFGFGVRTLQTLGRELVKERLEGRSPLWAGGRASRHAPTPGLWAVEPHIGFRDVGIKFEELLVVTDEDAYWLDDDLPHVRRWALQEDAA, via the coding sequence GTGCCGCAGCCGCCGCGATTCCGCTACGACGAGCGCGACCTGGCGAAGTTCCGCGAGGTCCAGCAGCTCGCCTACCACTGCGCCGAGCAGGTCGCCGCCTGGATCGAGCCCGGCGTCACCGAACGCCAGGCCACCGCCGAGCTGCGCCGCTGCCTGGTGCGCGCCGGGGTGCAGGACTTCTTCCACGTGCCGTTCGCCTGGTTCGGCGACCGCACCGCCTTCCGGCACTTCCACACCCCGCTGCAGTTCTTCGCCGGCTCCCGGGTGCTCGCCGAGGGCATGCCGTACGTGCTGGACTGCGCCCCCGTGGTGGACGGCTACACCGCCGACATCGGCTACGGCGGCAAGGTCGGCGAGAACCCCGTCTGGGACCTGCTCGCCAAGGACCTCAAGGTCTACCGCGAGCTGATCCTGCGCGAGGTCCGGGCCCGCAAGCCGCTCGCCGAGGTGTACGCCGCCGTCGACGCCCAACTCGCCGCGCACGGCTACGACAACCGGCACCAGGTCTACCCGGGCCGGGTGATCGGCCACCAGGTGACCCGGAACACCGCCCGCGGCCCGGCCGGGGTCAACCTGTTCGGCTTCGGGGTGCGTACGCTGCAGACCCTGGGACGCGAACTGGTGAAGGAGCGCCTGGAGGGCAGGTCCCCGCTGTGGGCGGGCGGCCGGGCCTCCCGGCACGCCCCGACCCCGGGCCTGTGGGCGGTCGAGCCGCACATCGGCTTCCGCGACGTGGGCATCAAGTTCGAGGAACTCCTCGTCGTCACCGACGAGGACGCGTACTGGCTCGACGACGACCTGCCGCACGTGCGGCGCTGGGCACTCCAGGAGGACGCAGCATGA